A window of Lytechinus pictus isolate F3 Inbred chromosome 7, Lp3.0, whole genome shotgun sequence contains these coding sequences:
- the LOC129264298 gene encoding uncharacterized protein LOC129264298 isoform X1, with protein MSTNSAVSSAFESLWTPIKSEDEQSKGLRGYVGTLEEALVVLKAYELASSLKINKNFETSSGLGDNCLRNASKKVCFLDRQDGTIPADGVPFMTVRHISYACEYGRDKNAKSRRSAKEDREKMLRGESPSQRRYKRIKRPESKKLGCKAVVHVKQTAKFIDYTDIKNGYQKKKASEAIRGALLKGENPAIETRFYIRLPSREEHLETHDIGEYTVPNRSLLEGALLNRAVSSKPLRNPFTNKGSGMTCHALRLRPGEELRGKLFEYVQNHGLKAAFILTCVGSLQTVSLRMADSVTMMHIEKNLEIVSLVGTLSGGHGHLHMSLSDELGNVVGGHLLGDAVVFSTAEVVIGEIPHLSFSREPDPETGYDELVIEKR; from the exons ATGTCTACAAACTCTGCCGTGAGCTCAGCATTCGAATCATTGTGGACACCTATAAAATCCGAAGATGAGCAGAGCAAGGGTCTTCGAGGATATGTTGGAACTCTAGAAGAAGCGCTGGTAGTTTTGAAGGCGTATGAGCTTGCATCATccttgaaaatcaacaaaaattttgaaacttctTCTGGACTTGGTGACAATTGTTTAAGAA ATGCATCCAAGAAAGTCTGCTTTCTAGACCGTCAGGATGGTACGATTCCTGCGGATGGTGTCCCTTTCATGACTGTTCGTCATATCTCTTATGCATGCGAGTATGGTCGGGACAAAAATGCTAAAAGTAGAAGGTCTGCGAAAGAGGATAGGGAAAAAATGCTCAGG GGTGAGTCACCATCACAGAGACGCTACAAGAGAATCAAACGCCCAGAATCCAAAAAACTGGGATGTAAGGCTGTTGTACATGTGAAGCAGAcagcaaagttcattgactatACG GATATTAAGAATGGCTATCAGAAGAAGAAGGCAAGTGAGGCGATCAGGGGTGCACTACTGAAAGGGGAAAACCCAGCCATCGAGACAAGATTTTACATCAGGCTTCCAAGCAGAGAGGAGCATCTAGAAACACATGATATAGGCGAG TATACTGTTCCAAATAGGAGTCTATTGGAGGGTGCATTGCTAAACCGGGCTGTCAG CAGTAAACCTTTGAGGAATCCATTTACCAATAAGGGTAGTGGAATGACCTGTCATGCCCTCAGACTAAGACCCGGGGAGGAGCTGAGGGGGAAACTCTTTGAATACGTCCAAAACCATGGCCTCAAGGCGGCATTCATCTTGACGTGTGTCGGCAGCCTCCAGACGGTGTCTCTAAGAATGGCTGATTCAGTGACG ATGATGCATATTGAGAAGAACCTTGAGATCGTCTCCCTGGTTGGAACGCTGTCTGGAGGACATGGGCACCTACATATGAGCTTATCAGATGAACTTGGCAAT GTTGTTGGCGGTCATCTTCTCGGCGACGCTGTGGTGTTCTCAACGGCAGAAGTGGTGATTGGAGAGATCCCTCACCTGTCGTTTTCCAGAGAGCCAGATCCAGAAACTGGTTACGATGAGCTTGTTATAGAAAAGAGATAG
- the LOC129264298 gene encoding uncharacterized protein LOC129264298 isoform X2, translated as MSTNSAVSSAFESLWTPIKSEDEQSKGLRGYVGTLEEALVVLKAYELASSLKINKNFETSSGLGDNCLRNASKKVCFLDRQDGTIPADGVPFMTVRHISYACEYGRDKNAKSRRSAKEDREKMLRGESPSQRRYKRIKRPESKKLGCKAVVHVKQTAKFIDYTDIKNGYQKKKASEAIRGALLKGENPAIETRFYIRLPSREEHLETHDIGEYTVPNRSLLEGALLNRAVSKPLRNPFTNKGSGMTCHALRLRPGEELRGKLFEYVQNHGLKAAFILTCVGSLQTVSLRMADSVTMMHIEKNLEIVSLVGTLSGGHGHLHMSLSDELGNVVGGHLLGDAVVFSTAEVVIGEIPHLSFSREPDPETGYDELVIEKR; from the exons ATGTCTACAAACTCTGCCGTGAGCTCAGCATTCGAATCATTGTGGACACCTATAAAATCCGAAGATGAGCAGAGCAAGGGTCTTCGAGGATATGTTGGAACTCTAGAAGAAGCGCTGGTAGTTTTGAAGGCGTATGAGCTTGCATCATccttgaaaatcaacaaaaattttgaaacttctTCTGGACTTGGTGACAATTGTTTAAGAA ATGCATCCAAGAAAGTCTGCTTTCTAGACCGTCAGGATGGTACGATTCCTGCGGATGGTGTCCCTTTCATGACTGTTCGTCATATCTCTTATGCATGCGAGTATGGTCGGGACAAAAATGCTAAAAGTAGAAGGTCTGCGAAAGAGGATAGGGAAAAAATGCTCAGG GGTGAGTCACCATCACAGAGACGCTACAAGAGAATCAAACGCCCAGAATCCAAAAAACTGGGATGTAAGGCTGTTGTACATGTGAAGCAGAcagcaaagttcattgactatACG GATATTAAGAATGGCTATCAGAAGAAGAAGGCAAGTGAGGCGATCAGGGGTGCACTACTGAAAGGGGAAAACCCAGCCATCGAGACAAGATTTTACATCAGGCTTCCAAGCAGAGAGGAGCATCTAGAAACACATGATATAGGCGAG TATACTGTTCCAAATAGGAGTCTATTGGAGGGTGCATTGCTAAACCGGGCTGTCAG TAAACCTTTGAGGAATCCATTTACCAATAAGGGTAGTGGAATGACCTGTCATGCCCTCAGACTAAGACCCGGGGAGGAGCTGAGGGGGAAACTCTTTGAATACGTCCAAAACCATGGCCTCAAGGCGGCATTCATCTTGACGTGTGTCGGCAGCCTCCAGACGGTGTCTCTAAGAATGGCTGATTCAGTGACG ATGATGCATATTGAGAAGAACCTTGAGATCGTCTCCCTGGTTGGAACGCTGTCTGGAGGACATGGGCACCTACATATGAGCTTATCAGATGAACTTGGCAAT GTTGTTGGCGGTCATCTTCTCGGCGACGCTGTGGTGTTCTCAACGGCAGAAGTGGTGATTGGAGAGATCCCTCACCTGTCGTTTTCCAGAGAGCCAGATCCAGAAACTGGTTACGATGAGCTTGTTATAGAAAAGAGATAG